In Flavobacterium sp. CS20, a single window of DNA contains:
- a CDS encoding P-II family nitrogen regulator, with protein MKEIKAFIRKEKLNEVAKHLKENQFSCFTVFEGEGVGDYIDPETEFPSLNFPFLHHKVVKIEMVIEKEKVDKILDILTKHAQTGKRGDGLIYVSNIDFSVRIKTGEHNNGSHVAQ; from the coding sequence ATGAAAGAAATTAAAGCATTTATCCGAAAAGAAAAACTCAATGAAGTTGCAAAACACTTAAAAGAAAATCAGTTCTCTTGCTTTACAGTTTTTGAAGGTGAAGGAGTTGGCGATTATATAGATCCAGAGACAGAATTTCCGAGTTTAAATTTTCCGTTTTTACACCATAAAGTGGTTAAAATTGAAATGGTTATAGAAAAGGAAAAAGTAGATAAAATTTTAGATATTTTAACAAAGCATGCCCAAACGGGCAAAAGAGGTGATGGACTTATCTATGTTAGTAATATAGACTTTAGCGTTAGAATTAAAACAGGAGAACATAATAATGGTAGCCATGTGGCACAATAA
- a CDS encoding AraC family transcriptional regulator has translation MNEIIYIKNMVCPRCISAVSNILKQLEISYASIKLGEVKLVSTLNANTKKELSEALQNSGFSLIDDRKSQLIEQMKTLVVEKIHHSNDETDLKWADIISGELNLDYKYLSSLFSSVESITFEQYIINQKIERVKELIVYDELTLSEIAFQLHYSSVAYLSNQFKKVTGMTPTQFKKSVTKNRKSLDEI, from the coding sequence ATGAATGAGATTATCTATATTAAAAATATGGTCTGCCCAAGATGTATCTCGGCAGTATCCAATATTTTAAAACAACTTGAAATATCCTATGCTTCTATTAAATTGGGAGAAGTTAAATTAGTGTCAACATTAAATGCAAACACCAAAAAAGAGCTTTCCGAAGCCCTTCAAAATTCAGGTTTCAGTTTGATTGACGACCGTAAAAGTCAACTTATTGAGCAAATGAAAACTTTGGTTGTTGAGAAAATACATCATTCCAACGACGAAACCGATTTAAAATGGGCAGATATTATAAGTGGTGAACTTAATTTGGATTACAAATATTTAAGTTCCCTATTCTCATCGGTAGAAAGCATCACGTTCGAGCAATACATCATCAACCAAAAAATTGAACGTGTAAAAGAACTTATTGTCTATGATGAATTAACCTTGAGTGAGATAGCTTTTCAATTACATTATAGTAGCGTTGCGTACTTAAGCAATCAATTCAAAAAAGTAACGGGAATGACACCCACGCAGTTCAAGAAATCTGTGACAAAAAACCGAAAATCCTTGGATGAGATTTAA
- a CDS encoding SHOCT domain-containing protein, giving the protein MDILNERYAKGEISKEEYEEIKQKINSKIE; this is encoded by the coding sequence ATGGACATATTGAATGAGAGATACGCAAAAGGGGAAATATCGAAGGAAGAATATGAAGAAATAAAACAAAAAATCAACTCAAAAATCGAATGA
- a CDS encoding DUF302 domain-containing protein, whose translation MKYYFNKTINGTFEDVIDKVTQGLKDEGFGILTEIDVKETLKNKLDINFKKYRILGACNPPYAHKALQAEDKIGTMLPCNVIVQEIEAGTIEVATVNPMASMQAVENEKLNEVANEITAMLENVIEKL comes from the coding sequence ATGAAATACTATTTTAATAAAACGATCAATGGAACTTTTGAAGATGTTATTGATAAAGTTACCCAAGGATTGAAAGACGAAGGTTTTGGCATACTCACAGAAATTGACGTCAAAGAGACCTTAAAAAACAAACTGGATATAAACTTCAAAAAGTATAGGATTCTAGGGGCTTGCAATCCTCCCTATGCTCACAAAGCTTTGCAAGCAGAAGATAAAATTGGAACGATGTTGCCTTGCAATGTCATAGTTCAGGAAATTGAAGCAGGCACCATTGAAGTAGCAACAGTAAACCCAATGGCATCGATGCAGGCAGTGGAGAATGAGAAGTTGAATGAGGTTGCCAATGAAATAACTGCAATGCTAGAAAACGTAATTGAAAAACTATAA
- a CDS encoding DUF3347 domain-containing protein, with the protein MKTLKLKVVVMIAFIISVSNFTYAQHNHGNMKMNKDNHAMMDHSDNMVKLNDKNLTKAYMHYTMINKALVDANSEKVQKASKMLVGNLKKYGKAEEALKATMEMASKSNVMEQRIEFGKLTTAFEPFLKDNVVKGEIYKTFCPMANSGEGSYWFSNSSNIVNPYMDKAMASCGSVKETFKSM; encoded by the coding sequence ATGAAAACTTTAAAATTAAAAGTGGTAGTAATGATAGCTTTTATAATAAGCGTATCAAATTTCACATATGCTCAACATAATCATGGCAATATGAAAATGAATAAAGACAATCATGCCATGATGGATCATAGTGATAATATGGTAAAGTTGAACGACAAAAACCTGACCAAAGCATATATGCATTATACAATGATTAATAAGGCTCTTGTTGATGCCAATTCCGAAAAAGTACAAAAGGCTTCAAAGATGCTTGTTGGAAATTTAAAAAAGTATGGTAAAGCGGAAGAAGCCTTAAAGGCGACCATGGAAATGGCATCAAAATCCAATGTCATGGAGCAACGTATTGAGTTTGGAAAACTTACAACGGCATTTGAACCTTTTTTAAAAGACAATGTTGTTAAAGGCGAAATCTATAAAACATTTTGCCCAATGGCTAATAGTGGAGAAGGTTCATACTGGTTTTCCAATTCCAGTAACATTGTAAACCCTTATATGGATAAAGCCATGGCGAGTTGTGGAAGCGTAAAAGAAACATTTAAGTCTATGTGA
- a CDS encoding multicopper oxidase domain-containing protein, giving the protein MKITNIINTTLLLFLTSVTFAQVGTNGDDRKEEGRPVKEYNLTLEQKEMTLGGVTAKSMTINGQIPGPVLEFTEGDLAIINVTNKMDVETSVHWHGLILPNFYDGVPYLTTPPIEPSETFQYRIPINQSGTYWYHSHTMLQEQKGVYGSIIIQPKEKTLDYDKDLVVVLSDWTNEKPMNVLRNLKRGNEWYQVKKGTAVPLSRVIKEGALGAQFKFWRDRMEGADIADIYYPAFLTNGKKQADYPEFLPGEKVRLRFINASASTYYWMDFGGGNPMIVSSDGIDVEPISKSRFLFGIAETYDVIVTIPEGTVEITATAQDGSGDTSLRIGQGTLYPAERIDRPDKVEMMKQMAKMDMKMGAPAMVGNQKKKTPEVLMQKYGMKMDMKEGQMNMSMKDGAMNDKMNMDDHMNHNDQMMQKDTSSFDYNTRKTYFNYDFLKAKENTTYKADLPVNDILLNLTGNMQRYVWSMNGVPLSETDKIKIKGGEVTRITLNNLTMMHHPMHLHGHYFRVINENGKRSPLKHTVNVPPMQKVVIEFYNEEYGDWFFHCHVLYHMMGGMARVFSYDTPRDDRMADYPVQKLIDETDHYYSWGLARAGSNFNELFLTSSNIRNEFGLRTEFDYDQNLEAEISYNRYLNDWVRVYAGVNTETSTPDSYDTFNTVGLVGVKYFTPYRFNVDVSMIHQLRPRIRLDRELLIFPRIFLEGEYEYRADFGWVNDLENNKSFESETQWLVGASYILSRNFSIQGNYNNRYGWGGGLLARF; this is encoded by the coding sequence ATGAAAATAACAAACATAATCAATACAACACTTCTATTGTTCCTTACCTCGGTTACATTTGCCCAAGTAGGCACAAACGGTGATGACCGTAAAGAAGAAGGACGACCCGTCAAAGAGTATAACCTTACCTTGGAACAAAAGGAGATGACCCTTGGAGGCGTAACGGCCAAGTCAATGACCATAAACGGCCAAATTCCTGGTCCAGTCTTGGAATTTACCGAGGGAGACCTTGCCATAATCAATGTGACTAATAAAATGGATGTGGAAACATCAGTGCATTGGCACGGATTAATACTTCCAAATTTCTATGACGGTGTTCCATATTTAACAACACCACCTATTGAACCAAGTGAGACATTCCAATACAGAATTCCAATCAATCAGTCTGGAACTTATTGGTATCATTCACACACAATGTTACAAGAGCAAAAGGGTGTGTATGGTTCCATAATCATTCAGCCTAAAGAAAAAACATTGGATTATGATAAAGATTTGGTAGTGGTATTGTCTGATTGGACCAATGAAAAACCAATGAATGTACTACGTAACTTAAAGAGGGGTAACGAGTGGTATCAAGTTAAAAAGGGTACAGCAGTACCGTTGAGTAGGGTAATTAAAGAAGGTGCTCTGGGAGCACAGTTCAAATTTTGGCGAGACCGTATGGAAGGTGCAGATATTGCAGATATCTACTACCCTGCATTTTTAACAAATGGTAAAAAACAAGCAGACTATCCAGAATTTCTACCAGGTGAAAAAGTAAGGCTTCGTTTTATCAATGCATCGGCATCTACCTATTATTGGATGGATTTCGGAGGGGGTAACCCAATGATTGTTTCTAGTGATGGTATTGATGTGGAACCTATATCAAAAAGTCGCTTCCTTTTCGGTATTGCTGAAACCTATGATGTAATTGTCACCATTCCAGAAGGTACAGTAGAAATTACTGCCACGGCACAGGATGGTTCTGGGGATACCTCTTTACGTATAGGACAAGGAACACTTTATCCCGCAGAAAGAATTGACAGACCAGACAAAGTGGAAATGATGAAGCAAATGGCTAAAATGGATATGAAAATGGGCGCACCTGCTATGGTAGGAAATCAAAAGAAAAAGACACCCGAAGTTTTGATGCAGAAGTATGGGATGAAGATGGATATGAAAGAAGGGCAAATGAATATGTCTATGAAAGATGGCGCAATGAATGATAAAATGAATATGGATGACCATATGAACCATAATGACCAAATGATGCAAAAAGACACTTCTTCATTTGATTACAACACCCGAAAGACCTATTTCAACTATGATTTTTTAAAGGCAAAAGAAAACACCACATATAAAGCAGATTTACCAGTAAATGACATTTTATTGAACCTAACTGGAAATATGCAGCGTTACGTCTGGAGTATGAACGGTGTACCCTTATCGGAAACTGATAAAATAAAAATCAAGGGTGGCGAGGTAACAAGAATTACCCTCAATAACCTGACAATGATGCACCACCCAATGCACCTTCACGGGCATTACTTTAGGGTGATTAACGAAAATGGAAAACGTTCCCCGTTAAAGCATACCGTTAATGTGCCGCCGATGCAAAAAGTTGTAATCGAATTTTATAACGAAGAGTATGGCGATTGGTTCTTTCACTGTCACGTACTGTATCATATGATGGGTGGTATGGCAAGAGTGTTTAGTTACGATACCCCAAGGGATGATAGAATGGCAGATTATCCAGTTCAGAAACTAATTGATGAGACAGACCATTATTATTCGTGGGGATTGGCTCGTGCAGGTTCAAATTTTAATGAACTCTTTTTAACGTCGAGCAATATCCGAAATGAATTTGGTTTGAGAACAGAGTTCGATTACGACCAAAATCTTGAAGCCGAAATAAGTTATAATAGGTATCTGAACGATTGGGTACGTGTTTATGCAGGAGTAAATACCGAAACGTCAACACCAGATTCTTACGATACATTTAATACCGTAGGATTGGTTGGTGTAAAGTATTTTACGCCTTATAGATTTAATGTAGATGTGAGTATGATCCATCAGCTACGCCCAAGAATACGTTTGGACAGAGAATTATTGATTTTTCCAAGAATTTTTTTGGAAGGCGAATACGAATACAGAGCAGATTTTGGATGGGTCAATGATTTAGAGAATAATAAATCATTTGAAAGCGAAACACAATGGTTGGTAGGAGCTTCATATATCCTTTCAAGAAATTTTTCAATACAAGGAAATTATAATAACCGATATGGTTGGGGCGGTGGATTATTGGCAAGATTTTAA
- the merTP gene encoding mercuric transport protein MerTP, with protein sequence MKSENKLIGAGLLTAITASLCCITPVLALIAGTSGIASTFSWLEPFRPYLIGLTILVLGFAWYQKLKPQKEIDCECETDEKPKFIQSKKFLGIVTVFAIIMLAFPYYSFIFYPDNKKEVVIVNQSNIQTVNFNVQGMTCAGCEESIKHAVNELDGIINVTPSYEKGNAIVEFDKSKTSKVAIEKAINSIGYKVIKDK encoded by the coding sequence ATGAAAAGTGAAAACAAATTAATTGGTGCAGGTTTGTTAACTGCAATTACAGCCTCTTTATGTTGTATTACACCCGTTTTGGCTTTAATCGCGGGAACAAGTGGAATTGCCTCAACATTTTCTTGGCTTGAGCCTTTTAGACCTTATCTAATCGGGCTAACAATTTTAGTGCTCGGCTTTGCTTGGTATCAAAAACTAAAACCTCAAAAAGAAATTGACTGCGAATGTGAAACAGACGAAAAACCAAAATTTATACAATCAAAAAAGTTTTTAGGAATTGTAACTGTATTTGCAATTATAATGCTGGCATTTCCATATTATTCATTCATTTTTTATCCAGATAATAAAAAAGAAGTAGTCATTGTAAACCAATCAAATATTCAAACTGTAAACTTTAATGTTCAAGGAATGACTTGTGCTGGGTGTGAAGAAAGCATAAAACACGCTGTAAATGAATTGGACGGTATTATAAATGTAACCCCTTCGTATGAAAAGGGAAATGCCATCGTAGAGTTTGATAAGTCTAAAACCTCTAAAGTAGCTATTGAAAAGGCAATTAATTCAATAGGATACAAAGTTATAAAAGATAAATAA
- a CDS encoding potassium channel family protein encodes MTTRKKSENTGFYKQLFKKVLFTASVITALSLSYTLWADLDSDNQFLALIIVGMALVKTVFIVRLTFIQLSKIIGESHQLTHVLTLFAVLIILIVLSFSADYQALYILSSENFKSTTSLNRSFIPQFFEFIYFSLITFSSVGFGDVVPLTISGKLLVMMEVFLSFLVLVFGIANINRIHVNK; translated from the coding sequence ATGACAACAAGAAAAAAATCTGAAAACACAGGGTTTTACAAACAACTATTTAAAAAGGTATTGTTTACTGCAAGTGTAATCACTGCACTATCATTAAGTTATACTTTATGGGCAGATTTAGATTCTGATAACCAGTTTCTTGCGCTTATAATTGTTGGTATGGCTTTGGTGAAAACGGTTTTTATTGTCAGGCTCACTTTTATACAGCTAAGTAAAATAATAGGCGAAAGTCATCAACTTACACACGTTCTAACATTATTTGCTGTGTTAATTATTTTGATTGTTCTTTCGTTTTCAGCAGACTACCAAGCATTATATATTTTAAGTTCGGAAAATTTTAAATCAACTACATCACTCAACAGATCATTTATACCTCAATTTTTCGAGTTTATATATTTCAGCTTAATTACTTTTTCATCGGTTGGGTTTGGTGATGTAGTACCATTAACTATTTCGGGAAAACTTTTAGTGATGATGGAAGTTTTTTTAAGCTTTTTGGTACTCGTATTTGGTATAGCCAACATAAATAGAATACACGTCAATAAATAA
- a CDS encoding heavy-metal-associated domain-containing protein produces the protein MKKLSIVPILALMLFSFQAKSQSKEVTNQVVEVASKKHNAITVKFKITGITCAGCSNAIYNALKEVDGVLEHSVEYPGDIAVIEFDGSKTSIKALKLIIEKKGFKAEVIKGKV, from the coding sequence ATGAAAAAACTATCAATAGTGCCTATTTTGGCTTTAATGCTGTTTTCTTTTCAGGCCAAATCACAAAGCAAGGAGGTTACAAATCAAGTTGTGGAAGTAGCTTCAAAGAAACATAATGCAATCACGGTGAAATTTAAAATTACAGGCATTACTTGTGCTGGTTGTTCCAATGCTATTTATAATGCATTAAAGGAAGTAGATGGTGTTTTGGAACATTCGGTTGAATACCCTGGAGATATTGCTGTTATTGAGTTTGATGGTTCAAAAACAAGTATCAAAGCCCTAAAACTTATCATAGAAAAGAAAGGGTTTAAGGCCGAAGTAATTAAAGGGAAGGTCTAA
- a CDS encoding DUF3347 domain-containing protein, translating into MSKLKSTLGIVAIAFITITVMSCKDNSKEQNSTDGDHSEMNHDNSDGHHDGEKREMAMGGDSNTQAVLNDYFNLKNALVGDDNGKAKELGATLATSLGNFDASQYNDTQQSELKDIVEDAVEHAEHISESDIAHQREHFKVLSKDVIDMVAITGAEMKLYEQFCPMYDGGTAWLSTKEEVRNPYYGSQMLKCGKVQREIN; encoded by the coding sequence ATGAGCAAATTAAAATCAACATTAGGTATAGTTGCAATAGCATTTATAACCATAACAGTAATGTCTTGTAAAGACAACAGCAAAGAACAAAATAGCACGGATGGAGACCATTCAGAAATGAACCACGATAACAGTGATGGTCATCACGACGGCGAAAAGAGGGAAATGGCAATGGGTGGAGATAGTAATACACAAGCGGTATTAAATGACTATTTCAACTTAAAGAATGCCTTGGTGGGAGATGATAATGGCAAAGCCAAAGAACTTGGGGCAACCCTAGCAACATCCTTAGGAAATTTTGACGCCTCACAATATAACGATACCCAGCAATCGGAATTAAAGGATATTGTAGAGGATGCAGTTGAACACGCAGAACACATTTCAGAAAGTGATATAGCACACCAGCGCGAACATTTTAAAGTTTTAAGTAAAGATGTTATAGATATGGTTGCTATAACAGGAGCAGAGATGAAGCTTTACGAGCAGTTTTGCCCTATGTATGATGGCGGTACAGCTTGGCTAAGTACTAAAGAGGAAGTGCGCAATCCATACTATGGTAGTCAAATGTTAAAATGCGGCAAAGTACAACGTGAAATTAACTAA
- a CDS encoding SHOCT domain-containing protein gives MMMWWWILIPIVLVLGIFLYNGKNRQYTVKKENPLDILNSRFAKGEISKEEYEEQKRMLNKK, from the coding sequence ATGATGATGTGGTGGTGGATATTGATACCGATTGTACTGGTATTGGGCATATTTCTATACAATGGAAAAAACAGACAATATACTGTAAAGAAAGAAAATCCTCTGGATATTCTGAACAGCCGATTCGCCAAAGGCGAAATATCCAAAGAAGAATACGAAGAACAAAAACGAATGTTGAACAAAAAATAA
- a CDS encoding AraC family transcriptional regulator, translating to MVREIFVKNMVCDRCIKVLKDELRQAGAKVIEIELGRIKLDLKDAIDRNKLDHILNENGFLLIDAPERLLVEQVKIELIKLLQHLPLQLYENLSVYLENKMGQDYSKISKVFSYTEQVTVEKYFIKLKIEKVKELIQIQEYNFTEIGQLLDYSHINHLSSQFKNETGMSMSAYKSQYKSFRNFLDKIV from the coding sequence ATGGTAAGAGAGATTTTTGTAAAAAATATGGTTTGCGATCGATGCATTAAAGTGTTGAAAGATGAATTAAGACAGGCTGGGGCAAAGGTTATAGAAATTGAGTTGGGCAGAATAAAACTTGACCTTAAAGATGCTATTGACAGGAATAAGTTGGATCATATCCTAAATGAAAACGGTTTTTTATTAATTGATGCACCAGAGCGACTTTTGGTTGAACAAGTAAAAATTGAACTAATAAAACTGCTACAGCATCTACCATTGCAACTCTATGAAAACCTATCGGTTTATTTAGAAAATAAAATGGGGCAGGATTATTCCAAAATAAGTAAGGTTTTTTCATATACAGAACAAGTTACCGTCGAAAAGTACTTTATAAAATTGAAGATTGAAAAGGTAAAGGAGCTTATTCAAATACAAGAATACAATTTTACCGAAATAGGACAACTGCTGGATTATAGCCATATCAACCATTTAAGTAGTCAGTTTAAAAATGAAACAGGAATGAGCATGTCAGCATATAAATCCCAATATAAGAGCTTTAGGAATTTTTTGGACAAAATTGTATAG
- a CDS encoding PepSY domain-containing protein codes for MVNRHTALKIRRVHRYLGIFLGIQFLIWTISGMYFSWTNIDDIHGDQFRNMEYAPKTFDNLISPSLIKGNEGIRDIEIRDINNEPYYWINNQQLYNARTGEAKKTISQDEALYIAKNQMMENLKVANIQRISEVGDHHEYREKLLPAYVISYDTDEALKAYVSITDAKFQTVRHRAWRWFDFLWMTHTMDYEGRDNFNTIVLRAFSLLGLITVLSGFLLWYTSSPTIRKISKKNKK; via the coding sequence ATGGTAAATAGACATACAGCATTAAAAATAAGAAGAGTTCATCGCTATTTAGGTATTTTCTTAGGTATTCAGTTCTTGATATGGACGATTAGCGGGATGTACTTCAGTTGGACAAACATTGATGACATTCACGGCGACCAATTCCGTAATATGGAATATGCGCCAAAAACCTTTGACAACCTTATTAGTCCTTCACTTATTAAAGGTAATGAAGGCATTCGTGATATAGAAATCAGGGATATCAATAACGAACCGTACTATTGGATTAACAATCAGCAATTGTATAATGCGAGAACTGGCGAAGCGAAAAAGACTATTTCTCAAGATGAAGCCTTGTACATTGCTAAAAACCAGATGATGGAGAATTTAAAAGTAGCTAATATCCAACGGATAAGTGAAGTGGGTGACCATCACGAATATCGTGAAAAATTGTTGCCAGCCTATGTTATCTCTTATGATACGGATGAAGCGTTGAAAGCCTACGTTTCAATAACAGATGCAAAATTCCAAACGGTGAGGCACAGGGCGTGGCGCTGGTTTGACTTTTTATGGATGACACATACAATGGATTATGAAGGCAGGGACAACTTTAACACCATTGTTTTAAGAGCATTTTCACTTTTGGGCTTAATTACTGTTTTGAGTGGATTTTTGCTCTGGTATACGTCATCACCGACCATTAGAAAAATTAGTAAAAAAAATAAAAAATAA
- a CDS encoding metalloregulator ArsR/SmtB family transcription factor: MKNNSCIRQQADIEQINRCKKTVSELNESFDYLANGLSLVGNNVRLKILYLLFEEKRLCVCDLSDILEMNISAISQHLRKMKDRNLLETERDAQTIFYSLTPEYSTLLNPFFEILDKNKVLETI, translated from the coding sequence ATGAAAAATAATTCTTGCATTAGACAACAGGCAGATATTGAACAGATAAACCGTTGTAAAAAGACAGTTTCAGAATTAAATGAATCGTTTGACTATTTGGCAAATGGACTTTCTTTAGTCGGAAATAATGTTCGGCTAAAAATTCTTTACCTACTCTTTGAGGAGAAACGACTTTGCGTTTGCGACTTAAGTGATATTCTCGAAATGAATATTTCTGCTATCTCTCAACATTTGAGAAAAATGAAGGACAGAAATTTATTGGAAACCGAAAGAGATGCTCAAACGATTTTTTACTCACTAACCCCTGAATATTCAACATTATTAAATCCGTTTTTTGAAATACTCGATAAAAACAAAGTTTTAGAAACGATATGA
- a CDS encoding DUF2911 domain-containing protein has translation MKKVVVEEKATETSAEPDKKKPLSPHTSTMAMIGDAHIHIDYSSPGVRNRIIFGGLLAYDQLWQAGAHMATWIETNKDLIIDGKMLPAGKYGFFTIPSKEEWTIIFNSNWDQHGKDEYEEKDDVLRFKVKPIISDEVTEHLEYQVNKINDNEGAISLSWEKVSIKFNFKVNQ, from the coding sequence GTGAAAAAGGTAGTTGTTGAGGAAAAAGCCACAGAAACTTCTGCAGAACCAGATAAAAAGAAACCTTTGAGCCCACATACATCAACGATGGCAATGATAGGCGATGCCCATATTCATATCGATTATTCGTCGCCAGGCGTAAGAAATAGAATCATTTTTGGTGGGTTGTTGGCTTATGACCAGTTGTGGCAAGCGGGTGCACATATGGCTACCTGGATAGAAACTAATAAGGATTTAATTATTGATGGTAAAATGTTACCTGCCGGTAAATATGGGTTTTTTACTATTCCATCAAAAGAAGAATGGACCATAATTTTTAATTCAAATTGGGACCAACATGGCAAGGACGAGTATGAGGAGAAGGATGATGTCTTGCGCTTCAAAGTTAAACCCATCATTTCAGATGAAGTTACCGAACACTTGGAATATCAAGTGAACAAGATTAATGACAATGAAGGTGCAATTTCATTGAGTTGGGAGAAGGTCTCTATAAAATTCAACTTTAAGGTAAATCAGTAA
- a CDS encoding DUF3347 domain-containing protein: MENDSDHTDMNQRITTTDAFKGQLEQVFNAYIKLKDAFVGDDSRTASTSAKTLLNAMKKVDMKQLTDHEAHNHWMTISKEVSGSASSISEISDIEEQRSHFKHLSAHLSKGVKLFGVNQKVYEQFCPIADNNKGAYWLSLNEPIKNPYLGAKMLTCGDTKTVIVK; this comes from the coding sequence ATGGAAAATGATTCTGACCACACAGATATGAACCAGCGTATCACTACAACCGACGCGTTTAAAGGTCAATTAGAACAAGTGTTCAACGCTTACATTAAACTAAAAGATGCTTTTGTAGGTGATGATAGCCGTACAGCCAGTACATCGGCTAAAACCTTATTGAATGCCATGAAAAAGGTGGATATGAAACAATTGACAGATCATGAAGCACATAATCACTGGATGACCATTTCAAAAGAAGTTTCAGGATCGGCTAGTTCTATTTCCGAGATTTCAGATATTGAAGAACAACGTAGTCACTTTAAGCATTTATCAGCACATTTATCTAAAGGTGTAAAACTATTTGGAGTAAACCAAAAAGTTTACGAACAATTTTGCCCAATAGCTGACAACAATAAAGGTGCTTACTGGCTAAGCCTTAATGAGCCTATTAAGAACCCGTATTTAGGTGCTAAAATGCTTACTTGTGGAGACACGAAAACAGTAATTGTAAAATAA